The sequence ATATATGGccaaaaggaaacctgcacaacactttttCAAAAGATGAGTCTGGAAGCTTAAATTCGTAACTTTAttaaacactaaaaatcatggactgaataaagACATTGAATCTATATCTCATTActacaatctataacccactaatcCTCCTTCGTCCTATGATTGCAGAGGTGTCAACTGCCCACATCACCTTGAATGCTCTCTTACAACATGttataaacaatctgttccaccttttatttagctgtgacactctaacACAgttgtgggcaacctgcggcacgcAGGCGCAGCCCATGAGGGTAATCTGCCTGcggcagtttgtttacattgactgtacACAGGCACAgctacccgcagctcccattggccacggttcaccattcctggccaatgggagctgcgggaagcagcggccagcacatcacTGTGGCCCGTGCCGCTTCTTGCAGCTCCCAgaggccgggaacggcgaaccgtggccactgggagctgtgggcgggcggccgtgcctgtggatggtcaatatAAACAAACTATCTCACGGCCGCCAGTGAATTGCCCTGACGGACCACGTGTGGtcgtgggccgcaggttgctcaccactgctcTAATACCTTTCCACAGACTATaacgtgtacagtgctcactttatctttattttttattacaagtatttgcaatgtaaaaaacaaaataattagtatttttcaattcacctcatacaagtactgtaatacaatctctttattgtgaaagttaaacttacaactgtagaattatgtacaaaaaataactgcattcaaaaataaaacaatgtaaaactttggagtctacaagcccactcagtcctacttcttgttcagccaatcacttgaaaacaactttgtttacattagcaggagataatgctgcccgcttcttgtttccAGTGTGACCTGAAAGTAAGACCAGGCATTCTCATgtcactgttgtagccggcgttgcaagatatttttgtgccagatgcactaacgattcatatgtcccttcatgctccaaccaccattccaaaggacatacGGCCACGCTgttgatgggttctgctcgataacaatccaaagcagtgcagaccgatgcatgttcattttcattatctgagacagatgccaccagcagaaggttgatttccttttttggtggttcagattctgtagtttctgcatcagagtgttgctcttttgagacttctaaaagcatggtCCACACCTCAtcctgatcagattttggaaggaacttcagattcttaaaccttggttcaagtcctgtagatatctttagaaatctcacattggtaccttctttgcattttgtcaaatctgcagcgaaagtgttcttaattgAATAAcctgctgggtcatcatctgagactgctataacatgaaatatatgctaGAATgcggtaaaacagagcaggagacatactattctcccccaaggagttcagtcacaaatgtaattaacacatttttttttaacaagtgtcatcagcatggaaacatgtcgtCTAGAATGGTGGccaagcatgaaggggcatgcaaatgtttagtgtatctggcacataaatacattgcaacgctggctacaaaagtgcaatgcgaatgcctgttttcattttcaggtgacattgtaaataagaagtgggcagcattatctcctgtaaatgtaaacaaacttgtttgtcttagtaattggctgaacaagtaggactgaatggacttgtaggatttaaagttttacattgttttgtttttgagtgcagttaagtaaaaaaaaaatctacatttgtaaagtgcactttcacaataaagagattgcactacagtacttgtataaggtgaattgaaaaatactatttcttttatcatttttccagtgcaaatatttgtaataaaaaataatataaagtgagcactgtacatgttgtattgtgttgtaattgaaatcaatatatttgaaaatgtagaaaaaaatccaaaaatatttaataaatgtcaattggtattttattgtttaacagtgctattaaaactatgattaatcacgattaatttttttaatcatgattcatgttttgagttaattgcgtgtgttaactgcgattgacagccctacttttaatATTCTAAACCGTTCTCTTCTGCACCAATCTAGTCAAAGAGGAGTACCACACTCTTAAAAGATGCCTTCAAGATTAGTGGATCCTTGGAAATGTGATAAATGTGTTAGGAATTGAGAATTTATTATCATaagtaaatgtaataagaaatctTGGTAATTTGCATTATTCCTGGATACAACCGCTGAGCCTCAGCTCTAGTCTATGATGATTGCTAGCAAGACTGTATTGTGTGTGTGGTACACACAATTGGTTGTGTCTACATTTGAGTGGTGAACTGTTGATTGTATATTAATGTGGTTCTGGgtgaattaataaattgttgGTTGGTTAAGAATAAGCAGGAGTTctgacttgaaaaatactattcaaGTTAAAAGTTGACCAGAAAAGAAACCAGAGTTAAAACTAGTAAGCTAACACCTCTTGGGCTCAATAAAACAGGGTTATCCTACCGGATTCTATTATATATTGACAAACCTAGGTTGTCAGATTTCAGCACCCTGACAAATTCATAAATTGACCCCCTTTCATGCTTATATCCCCCTCCCCTACAACATTAGAGCATTCTGATGGTTGTTCTAATTTACACCAATCTGTAGAAGCTGCAAAAGGTTAaaactctaagggtatgtctacactacgaaattaggtcgaatttatagaagtcggtttttttgaaatcggttttatatattcgagtgtgtgtgtccccacagaaaatgctctaagtgcattaagtgcattaactcggcggagcgcttccacagtaccgaggcaagcgtcgacttctggagcgttgcactgtgggtagctatcccacagttcccgcagtctccgctgcccattggaattctgggttgatatcccaatgcctgatggggctaaaacattgtcgcgggtggttctgggtacatatcgtcaggaccccgttcccaccctccctccccccgtgaaagcaagggcagacaatcatttcgcgccttttttgtctgctgccagccaaagatgtaaaggatcgatggagtgggtcagaacaagacatagaccagatttgttttggactcattttcctcctcccctgtctagatcacactgcagtcagtcacagagaaggcacagcgaggttaatctagccatgtatcaatcagaggccaggctaacctccttgttccaataacaacgataactttggtgcaccatttcttattggaaccctccgtgcagtcctgcctgaaatactccttgatgtacaggcacaccctttgttgattttagctccctgaagccaaccctgtaagctgtgtcgtcagtcgcccctccctccgtcagagcaacggcagacaatcgttccgcgccttctttctgtgcggacgccataccaaggcaagcatggaggccgctgagctcattttggcaattaggagcacatcaaccaccacacgcattatccagcagtatatgcagcaccagaacatggcaacgcgataccggacgaggaggcgacgtcagcgcggtcccgtgagtgatcaggacatggacacagatttctctgaaagcatgggccctgccaatgcatgcatcatggtgctaatggggcaggttcatgctgtggaacgccgattctgggctcgggaaacaagcacagactggtgggaccgcatagtgttgcaggtctgggacgattcccagtggctgcgaaactttcgcatgcgtaagggcactttcatggaactttgtgacttgctttcccctgccctgaagcgcatgaataccaggatgagagcagccctcacagttgagaagcgagtggcgatagccctgtggaagcttgcaacgccagacagctaccggtcagtcgggaatcaatttggagtgggcaaatctactgtgggggctgctgtgatgcaagtagctcacgcaatcaaagatctgctgatatcaagggtagtgaccctgggaaatgtgcaggtcatagtggatggctttgctgcaatgggattccctaactgtggtggggctatagacggaacccatatccctatcttggcaccggagcaccaagccggcgagtacataaaccgcaaggggtacttttcgatagtgctgcaagctctggtggatcacaagggacgtttcaccaacatcaacgtgggatggccgggaaaggtgcatgacgctcgcatcttcaggaactctggtctgtttcaaaagctgcaggaagggactttcttcccagaccagaaaataactgttggggatgttgaaatgcctatatgtatccttggggacccagcctaccccttaatgccatggctcatgaagccgtacacaggcagcctggacagtagtcaggagctgttcaactacagcctgagcaagtgcagaatggtggtagaatgtgcatttggacgtttaaaggcgcgctggcgcagtttactgactcgcttagacctcagcgaaaccaatattcccactgttattactgcttgctgtgtgctccacaatatctgtgagagtaagggggagacgtttatggcggggtgggagattgaggcaaaatcgcctggctgctggttacgcgcagccagacaccagggcggttagaagagctcaggagggcgcggtacgcatcagagaagctttgaaaaccagtttcatgactggccaggctacagtgtgaaagttctgtttgtttctccttgatgaaaccccccgccccttggttcactctacttccctgtaagctaaccaccctcccctcctccctttaatcaccgcttgcagaggcaataaagtcattgctgcttcacagtcatgcattcgttattcattcatcacacaaatagggggatgactaccaaggtatcccaggaggggtggtggaggagggaaggaaaatgccacacagcactttaagcacagcactttaaaagtttactactttaaaatttattgaattacagccttctttttttggggcaatcctctgttgtggagtcgctggttggccggaggcacccccaccgcgttcttgggcgtctgggtgtggaggctatggaacttggggaggagggcggttggttacagaggggcagcagtggcagtctgtgctccagctgcctttgctgcagctcaaccatacactggagcattctggtttggtcctgcagcagcctcagcattgaatcctgccttctctcatcacgctgccgccacatttgagcttcagccctgtcttctgccctccacttactctcttcagccctccacctctcctcccggtcattttgtgctttcctgcactctgacattatttgcctccacgcattcgtctgtgctctgtcagtgtgggaggacagcattagctcggagaacatttcatctcgagtgcgtttttttttctttctaagcttcactagcctctgggaaggagaagatcctgtgatcattgaaacacatccagctggtggagaaaaaaaaagggacagcggtatttaaaaagacacattttataaaacagtcgctacactctttcagggtaaaccttgctgttaacattacatacatagcacatgtgctttcgttacaaggtcgcattttgcctcctcccaccgcgtgactaccccctcaaccctcccccctccccgtggctaacagcggggaacatttctgttcagccacaggcaaacagcacagcaggaatgtgtccctgaagaaaagcaccctatttcaaccaggtgaccatgaattatatctcactctcctgaggataacacagagagagaaagaacggattttggttgaatgccagcaaacatacactgcaatgctttgttctacagtgattcccaagtatgtgttactggcctggagtgataaaagtgtcctaccatgaaggacgaaataaggctgccctccccagaaaccttttgcaaaggctttaggactacatctaggagaaccgcaaatgccagggcaaagtaatcctttcacatgcttgcttttaaaccatgtatagcattttaaaaggtacactcaccagaggtcccttctccgcctgctgggtccaggaggcagccttgggtgggttcggggggtactggctccaggtctagggtgagaaacagttcctggctgtcgggaaaaccggtttctccgcttgcttgctgtgagctatctacaacctcctcctcctcctcatcttcttcgtccccaaaacctgcttccgtattgcctccatctccattgaaggagtcaaacaacacggctggggtagtggtggctgaaccccctaaaatggcatgcagctcatcatagaagcggcatgtttggggctctgacccagagcggctgttcgcctctctggttttctggtaggcttgcctcagctccttcagtttcacgcggcactgcttcgggtccctgttatggcctctgtccttcatgccctgggagattttcacaaaggttttggcatttcgaaaactggaacggagttctgatagcacggattcctctccccaaacagcgatcagatcccgtacctcccgttcggtccatgctggagctcttttgcgattctgggactccatcatggtcacctgtgctgatgagctctgcatggtcacctgcagcttgccacgctggccaaacaggaaatgagattcaaaagttcgcggttcttttcctgtctacctggccagtgcatctgagttgagagtgctgtccagagcggtcagaatggagcactctgggatagctcccggaggccaataacatcgaattgtgtccacagtaccccaaattcgagctgggaacgtcgatttaagcgctaatccacttgtcaggggtggagtaaggaaatcgattttaagagccctttaagtcgaaataaagggcttcactgtgtggacgggtgcaggtttaaatcgatttaacgctgctaaattcgacctaaagtcctagtgtagaccagggctaattcaAGATCAGTGTTGTGTACGTGTGTCTTCATCACTCCTCCTTTTCAGTAACCACATCCCCTTTTCCTGCTCACCAGCAACAAGAAAGAGGAGTTACATATGAGCCCCTGTCAGCTGTATGCCATTGCAGGGTTAAACTTGCATCCTCCAGGGGCCTTTTGCGCAGGTTTTGTAGGCAAAAAAACACGAGCAAGATAGTGCAAAGCCACTACACCATACTGAAGGAGCCAGCTCGCAGTGTTCAACTTGAGAGTTCCAAGAGTGAAAATCTGTAGaggtcagtattattattatttactattttctGGACACTTCTTGCAATGTGAAAATGGTCTTAAAAATGCATTCTACTGGGTCATCTAGACTTTACTAACTGCTTCTCTTTGAACCATCATCTAACAGAGTGACTCAAACCTGATCTAATATGACTGACAGGCCCGTTGAGAGGTTTCTCCTTCTCACAGCTCCAGACCACCTGTCAATGCCATGGGCTCACTGTATACAGTGTACTGTACCTACAGGCAGAGCCTGAGGGTGCACTCCATATTAATTAAAAATCCCCCTTGCtctctttctttcattttgaaaaaaaaccatAATAAACAGGTTCTATAAAACAGTCAATTGAAATATTACACTTATCAACAATAAAAGTACAACCAGTGGGAAAGGATATAAGGAAGATAAAAGGTGAGTTTATTACAGATTTTTATAGAAAACACAGCAGTAGTGGTGAGGCATCTAGAAAAGCAGAATCATCCTCTCATTTATTAAAGAGCTTCCAATTGTCTGTCTTGACCATCATCATAGATCTCTCCATTGTGTGTGTTATTCATTGGCTATATTAGTGTGTGGTTGTTTTTGCttgatattatattttattttgatttaatttaaaaaaggaaaagggaaagcATAACAATATCCATGGTTATTGACACCTGCTATGTGGGGGATCGGGAAACTTTCAAAGTCCCGACTCAGATCGGGTGACTGGGGCCAAGAAATAAAGAGTGATCTATTAACATCATTCCTGGGTGCCTCACCTTAATTAAacttttccttctctcccctctgggATGATATGGGGACAGGAGCTCTGTAAAGAGATTCTCATGGAGACTTCCTCCTCCAGAGCACCCTGCCATGGGTTTTATACTGGGAGGGGAAGATCTGATCCTAaataccaggggtggccaaactgagcctgagaaggagccagaatttatcaatgtacattgccaaagagccacagttatatggcagcagccccccatcagctctccccctctcccgcccaggctcccagtgcctcccgcccactggtgccttcccctccctccccatcagctgtttcatggcgtgcaggaggctttgggaggacgggggaggagcgagggcacggtaggctcaggggaggggcaggaaggggtcgagtgagggcagggcctgtggcagagccaggggttgagcagtgagcaccccccagcacattggaaagttggtgcccgTAGCTCCaaccccagagtcggtgcctatacaaagAGACgtatattaacttctgaagagctgcatgtggcttcggagccacaggttggccacccgtgCTATATACAATAAATAATTGGTGTGAGATCTTGTGGTACTGTACACATTGGTGCTTGTTTCTTGTAGTCCTCAGAGTGTACTCTTCTAAAGAAGTTATCACTTCCATAAGTCTTTCCTGTAAAAAGGTTGCttaattagttaattaattacattacattaattaaaaagaacagtGCAGTTCAAAGATCCTTCTCCCCTCCTGATACATAAGTCCTCCATACTCCCCTGTTTTTCTTGACATTTCCAAGGTAATACacacaggccaaattctgatctcatgtacactggtgtaaatctgtagtAATTTCAATGAAGTCCATTTACACCTACCAAAGAATTTGGTCTACTGCCTATTAAGCCctgtgcaggggctcagggctgcggtgAATTTGCAAAGGAAACATGCTGAAGGCGCAACTTGACCAAGAGCGGACCTATAATAAAGAGGCCTATATCTGCAAATTCCAACTGAGGGCCCAAGTGTTGCTTTTGTTACCTACCTCCAAATCCAAGTTGTTGGCCATTGGCAAGGTCCCTTTGAAGTAGTGATTTGGGCCAGAACTGTAGATTATGAAGTTCACCAACcgggaaagagagagaatactCAGATATATCACACTAACCTGCTGAAAGTGTTGAAAGAGCAAGAGAGAGTCCTCATCTCTCTGTTCCCTCCTGACCCTGAGCTTGGCTCCCAGGCTATAACAGTTCCCAATCCAGATACAGTGCTGATCAGAGAAGGGTtatgacttaaatgggagcagcaGATACACAAGTTTCCTTTCTGTGTTTTTGGCAAACCCAGGTCAGACTCACTTGGTGTTGCACAATATAGAAACTGAACCCAGACAAAAAGTGGGGGAAACCGTGCAACCACTACCCAGGAAAATGTGGGAGACAGTGCAGCAAGAACAGCAGAACTTCTTGACGCTATCGGTCATCCTAAAGTCACACAAGTGGTGAAGTCTGATCCTACTTGTGCCCAAGCCAGATGGTTCAACACAATTCTGCACTGACTTTCAAAAAGTGAATGCAGTATCCAAGTTGGATACCTATCCCATGCCTCAGATCTGGAGAAGTTGGGGATACCAGGTATATAT is a genomic window of Lepidochelys kempii isolate rLepKem1 chromosome 1, rLepKem1.hap2, whole genome shotgun sequence containing:
- the LOC140910172 gene encoding uncharacterized protein; the encoded protein is MQSSSAQVTMMESQNRKRAPAWTEREVRDLIAVWGEESVLSELRSSFRNAKTFVKISQGMKDRGHNRDPKQCRVKLKELRQAYQKTREANSRSGSEPQTCRFYDELHAILGGSATTTPAVLFDSFNGDGGNTEAGFGDEEDEEEEEVVDSSQQASGETGFPDSQELFLTLDLEPVPPEPTQGCLLDPAGGEGTSAGCVSMITGSSPSQRLVKLRKKKKRTRDEMFSELMLSSHTDRAQTNAWRQIMSECRKAQNDREERWRAEESKWRAEDRAEAQMWRQRDERRQDSMLRLLQDQTRMLQCMVELQQRQLEHRLPLLPLCNQPPSSPSSIASTPRRPRTRWGCLRPTSDSTTEDCPKKRRL